Within the Miscanthus floridulus cultivar M001 chromosome 17, ASM1932011v1, whole genome shotgun sequence genome, the region CCCGACACATGAAACTCATTTCATCCCATAAAACATTTATCTTATCTCTCTTCGTTAATACTATGCCACGTCAACTTATTTAGTGCTCATGAAACTCTATGAAgccccattgagactggcctaacgAAAATACTGAATTTTACATTCAAATATATATAGACACAATCCACATCCAGCGTGTCATAGTAGAAATTATTTGCAGCATCACATCCATCCGTCGCTTTGATATCTTCCTAGCGCTCAGGTCCCACAATTGGGGGTTGAGCGGTTGATATCTTCGTAGCGCTGAAGTCCACGACAATTGTTTTAATTTGCACAGAgaaagttttttttattaaaaGTTCAAGAGCATTATATCAAGATGACATAAGGCCTGACTTAAACTAGAATAGCACCCATGACATGGCTttttataacaaaaaaaaaataggtaTTATTGTCAGctgaggcctggtttagattacaagttttttcactctctctccatcacatcaaatctttggacacatgcatggagtattaaatatagataaaaaaataactaattacacagtttgattgtaaattacgagacaaatcttttgagcctagttaggccatgattagataataattgtcaaatacaaacaaaagtgctacagtgctaaatactgattcctaacctcaatctaaaaaGGCCTGAGGTGATCACGTCCTGCGTCCTGCCTCCTGTGCTTTCAAATTAATAGTTCTGTCGGATCAACACGATTTGATTGCCCTATCAATTAATTTGACGTATATGCGTTCGTACGACAGATGTGATTGGTGGTCTTGTGTGCGACAAAATTGAAAAAGCAGATTGCAACACATCGTCAGAGTGAAGCAAGACTCAGTGGCAACCACGGATACGTTTGACTTTGATGTATGAGAGCAGTTTAACATCGCTAACAACAATTCATTGCATTGTAGTTTCCTGAACCGCGCCGCACTGATCACGGACGGTGACACCATAGCTGCCGCGGACGGGTCGACGGTGATCCGGCCGAGGCGTGTGTGCACGGTGCAGCAAGTGGAGGACCTGAAGACGGTGCTCCGCATCCTGCCGCTCTGGAGCGCCGCCATCTTTCTAAGCGTGGCCATCGGCGTGCAGATCAACTTCACCATCCTGCAGGCACTCGTCATGGACCGCGCTGTGGGCCGCTTCGTCATACCGGCGGGCTCCATGATCGTTGGCACCCTCATCGCCGTCGTGGTCTCCCTCGGCCTCCTTGACCGTGTCCTCCTCCCTCTGTGGCGGCGCCTCGTAAGGCACGACCCGACACCACTGCAGCGCATCGGCGGGGGCCACGTGATCACCGTCGTCAGCATGGCCGCGTCCGCCGTCATCGAGCGCCGGCACGTGGCCACCGTGCACGCGCGCGGCGATGAGGGCAACCCAGCGTGGGTGTCGCCGCTGTCGGCCATGTGGCTGCTCCTGCCGTTTGCTCTGTCAGGGTTCGGTGAGGCTCTGCACTTCCCCGGGCAGGTGACGTTGTACCAGGAGTTTCCCCCTTCGCTCAAGAACACGGCCACAGGCATGGTAGCCATGATCGTCGCGCTCGGGTTCTACCTTAGCACGGCGCTCATCGGCATCGTCCGGCGCGCCACGGCGTGGCTGCCGGACAACATGAATGCGTCCAGGCTGGAGAACCTCTACTGGCTGCTCGCCGTCCTGGTGTCTCTCAACTTCGGCTACTACATGTTGTGTGCCAGGTTGTACAAGTACCAGAACGTCGGCAAGAAAGTAACTGAAGTCTGAAGATGCTATGCTAGGATGAGGGCCATCAGGTGGTGACTTGACACTCGCGCTGCATTCTGGCCAATTTGTGCATGCTGTGTGTTGTGCGATCATGTACTGAACAAATTTTAAATGTGTCTGCTATGAAGAATAAGATTCTGCTGTATGAGAGAATCTGTATAATAGCTTCATCAGAATTGAATGGTCGATCGTCATCATATATACCTGCCAATGGAATATGCGAGCCGGTCAACCCTTATCAACTCTGGAGAGTCGTCATTTCAGACTAACTGATGAGGAAACTCGTTTTTCTGCCCGAGAAAAACAAAGCAAAAGAAATGTAAGGAACAATAGCTCATTTCAATGTACTCTCCAGACAAGTCTATATATCAGCAAACTTTTCTCAAAGGCAGTCGAAAACTCCCAGAGTTGATCAATTATCAAACAGAACAATAGCTCATTTCAATGTAGTACTAGTACTCCGTAGAAGACAAGCCGTAACGTTCATGGCAACTTCCCTAACACTAAATAGTCAAAAATAGAATAAGAACAAGAACAATCAGCAAACATTTTTGCACAAGGTCTGTCACAACTGTAATCAAGCAGAAAACACACTTGGTTGTACTAAATACAGAAATAAACAATTCCATTCCCAAACTAGAGACTACAGCTCATAGCTAATATCTGTGTATGCAGTTAGATTTGATCACAGAGCTGAAGATCCTACTAATTCTACAGTAAAACTTAACAGAAGACTACAGTCGTATTCCGCCTAGTTCAGGGTCAAGTGGAAACAGCTAGAGCTTCCGTGGCCCCTGTTTACAATGGGAAGATCCATAAAAGGATTGTGAAACAATGCCAAGTTTGTGTCCTCATGAGTTAGTGAAATGATGGTTGCAAGGAAAAGAGTAAACACACACAAACATGGGATAATCTTGAACATGGCAAATAGCCAATTTTCTCCATCAGGCATCAGTCCATGAGCAGGCCAATTGCCTTGCTCGTTCCTAACCCTAGGTCTGCAATAAAAGATTGCAAAACAGTGCAGCTCATCAATTGTGGCCTCTGGATTGTTCATTTTCAGTTATGAATATGGACAATATTGAACTGTTCCATTCAATTTCTTTCACattcttgtgttaccattcacaAATGATGATGAAACATGGCTTCAATGACAAACTACTGGTGAAAACACAGGATGGAGCAGAAACCATACAAGCCCAGCTTACATGTGACTGAGAACTAGTGCCACAATTGCAGTTGGAATGTGGGTTTCCTAAGAAATTATTTTCTCAGTGATATGTCTTATCTTTTGCCAATTTGGGTGCCCTTTGGTCCGACAGCTATCTGTAAGAGAGCGGTTGCATTGAGAAAGTACAAGCGTCTTGAGGAAGCGGGGTAGTTGCGGCAGTGACTCAATATTTGGGCACTCCTGGATGTTCAGTTCCTTCAGTGATTCCAGATGGTCCAAGTTATCTGGCAAAGAGGTCCAACTGCAGCCTGTAACTGTGAGCCTAAAGATATGAACGAAAAGCTTACCAATCTTGAAGGGAATACATGAACCATTGCAATCCCAGAACATAAGATATTGCAAGTGAGAAACATCTGTGCTGTTCAAATCTCGAGTGTCCTGTTCTCCTGACAACCAACGTGGGTATCTCCGACCATCATAGTTTCTGATGCAAAGTGACGTGATCTGGGATGGTGGACGGAGTGCCTCAAGTACCTCCTCTTGAAGTTCTGGGGGGCATCTCTGATGGTGTTTCCATTCTGACACGTTCACAGGTGTCACAGGAGAAAAGAATACCTTCCTCATTTCCTCTATTGCGCTTTGCTTCCTTCTGGAGATTTCATCAATACCGCTCCACTGCAGTGTCAGCTCTGTTAAATGTACCTTGTCAGCTAGCCTGGCTTGAAGAGCTTCCTCCTTGCTATGAACATTTTCGAGGCATTCAATAAACAGCTTGCCGCGAAGGTTGTTTAGGTGTTCCAGCTGCTGTATTTCATATCCCATCTCATTTTTAACATAGAAGGGATAAAGAGATTGGAGTGATGTCAACCTCCCTATGTTAGGAAAGTTCAAGCCATACCACGTGAGCATGTGCCGCAAATTGATAAGGTTGGACATTTTTTCCTCGGAAGAACAGTGCAAAAGGGTGTTAGGTGGCACAGAGAGCACCTGGAGATGGTAAAGCTTGGTAACTTCGGTTGGCAAAGTCATGTCGCAGGGAGGGGGTGTAGAAATACCAAGGTACCACAGATGTCTTAGTTCACCTATGCATGCTGGGATCCTTCCCAACCATTGGACGTCCAACTGCACCACCCGCAGCTTCTTTAGACGCATGAGCACACACTTAAAATCATCTTGACTGATCTTCTTGACAGAATAACACATTATTAGAGTGCTCAAGTTTCACAACTCCAGAATTTGCTCTGGGAATGCTTCTTCATTGTAGGACTCAATGCAAAGATGCCGGACATATTTAGGAATCTGTCCTATGACACCTCTGTTAATTCTAACACAATCGCTGCCGGCAACAGACTCTGCTAAGTCATGCAACAAATCATGAACTGTGAAGTACTCTCCGGAATCAATATCCGAACTAGTTTTCCTTTTTAGTTGAAGAAATGCACATGAATGCAAGTCATGGAAGTAGTCCTGGCCCACGTCTTCTACATCCTCCTGCTCTCTTGCATTGATTGCCTTAACAAAGCCCTGTGCAATCCACATATGAACTAGTGTATCTCGTTCCAACTCATATCTTCTGGGAAAAATATTGCAGTACTCAAACATCGCCTGACATCCACATCAAGTTGCTGATAGCTCCACCACAGAGCTCCCTTTGTCTTATTCAATAAGTCTAGTTTCGCGGCTGTTTCCCAAAAACTGATATCTGGGTTTCTCCAAAGCTGCCCGGCCACTGTTACTGCTGCAATAGGTGATCTGTGTAGCTTTTTAGCAATCTTTCGCCCAATTGGTATGTATTTTTTATCCTAAAAAATTGTACTGTCTAGTGCATAATGCATGAACATTGAGAAGTATTGTTCCTCATCCAAATCAGACATTGAAATAAGGTTGTTAGCACCTAAAGCTGCCTCTTTATTTCGGGCAGTCCCCAGGATTCTGCTTCCTCTCTTCCCAACATTGAAGGGAGAAAGTATCTCCTCCAGGTCCTGGTGATTCTCATCGTTGACCCAAAGATCATCCAGTACCAATAAGAAACGTGTGCCGCTCACTTTATCGACCAACTTTGCTTGCAGAGCTTTACAACCACTAATATCAGAGTGCCGATCTTCAGTGATAGCCTCAAGCATATCATGAAGTATATCATTCACTCTGAAAGTCTCAGAAACATGAATGAGCATGATTGGGTTGAAATATTTCtctttattttcattttcatggtcacaaacatATTGTGCCAGTGTAGTCTTTCCAGACCCTGCAATGCCATGTATGCAAATCACAGAATAACATTTACTGCTACTAGTGCCTGGTGCGTGATCATCTGGTTCCTCACGAAGCATACTCTGTATCATACGACGCTCCCTATCACGACCAAACACTTTCCGTGTAGTACTTGATGTAATGCTTCTCCTGTTCATGTTGCCAATATCATTCCATCCACTACTGCTTTGTTGCTTCAACAGAGGACATTTCCGTGCATCGGTGACAACATTTTCTAGCCCCTTTATTCTTTTCCTCAAGTGCCATCTGGCAATAGTAGGCATGAAAGAATCTACAGCAATGCCATCCTCCTGCAAGAAGCAAGTCTCAACTGATTATAAAAAGTACATGCTCAACTCGTACACTATAATGAGTATTGTCACTGATTAAAAATATAAGTGGTTCTAGCAATGTGTGCAACCCAATTTATTTTTCAGTTAGAATACCAAATCCCTTTATGTGTCTACGGGTTCATTTATAGAACTGCATCTCTCTGATGCAGCAAGTACGTTCCCACTAAGTAACAAATGAAGCTAAAGCTTGTTGCTTCCGTCTCTATTTCTGACACCTTTCTGTTATCTGTGTATTAAGTTATGGCCTATGTCACGGTAAGCTATCTGTCATGATCGGCAAGACATACGCCAGAAGGAGACACCCGAATAAAGCAACAGGCTAATTATTTAGTGAGGGGCATAAGCCCAGCCATTTATAGATTCGGTTTTGATGAATAGCCAGGTTCATGGGCCAAGCCCATTAGCAATTGTAAACCCCCTTATATATATGAGGGAGAACAGCAATGAGAAGGCAAGCAAGTTTAGGGTTTAACCCTTATCTCTTCCCCCTCTCTTCTCTCCCTGCCGCCTCTCTCCTTCTCCCCTGCGCGCAACTCCACCGCCCGCACAGCAGCCAGCCGCTGCTGCCCAGCCCTTGCCAGCCCGCCGTCTCCCAGCCAGCCCGGTCGCCGCCCAGTAAGCCACAGCCGACTGCCCGCCGACTCCAGCCGGCCATCAGGCAGCTCACGCCGGCCCTCAGACGCCCAGATAGGCCTCTGCCGGTTATTCTGCCGCACCGGAGATTAAACGCGTGACACTATCTGTCAGGTGTTGGCAGAGAAGCTAAAGCTTGGATGCTGTAAATGTTGAATCTTTTGATCCTGAGAGTAATGCTAACGCACTGGAACCGCTGTTGTAAATCATGTTCCCGCTTCCTCTTAATGCAAAATGGGCCACTATGGGTCTGTTCAAGAAAAATGCTAACGCACTGGGGGTTTCTTCTGCTGGAACTCTAAGTAATAAATGAAGCTTGCACTTTTGCTGGCAAGAAGACACAGTAGTGCTTTTATGATGATGAACTCTACTCAATTTAATCAGAGATAAACAAAAGTCAAGATTACCATATCACAAACTACATAATCTCTTGTATAGCACTAAAACATACAAACTTGATTTCCGTAGTGGAGTACTGCCTTCTTGTATAGCGCTAAAACATAGTCTGAATTGAGACCTCGCAAGAAAATGGATTTATCCAGAACAAAGGGAGAACTAGAAAATACATTGTTGCTAAAATTCTTGTAGCTGGAACTCGGCATGAGAGTCAGGTGATACCTGGTAACATGTGCTGCCAACAATGGCGTAGTAGGACCAGTCCCGGCATGAACAGGCAATCTCAATTACATTGGTGGACCAGGTGAGTATGGACTTATACCAGCAATGGAGCCTCCTCATGAAGGAAACTGAGGGCACGCGAGAAACTGGCAGCAACACGGCTGATCTGTGTAGGGTGGCCTGCATGCATCGCACAGTTGGGTACAAGCTCAGCGCCAAAAATTGTAAAGCAGCTCGGGTGGTGCGCAAGCATCGCCCCAACCAACTCCCCTTGCAAACAGGTAACACAAGCCCTGATGGCGTTGGAGAGGCACTGGAACAACCAATTCAGCCAGCTGCGGCATTGTGGCTCAGAATCACCGTCACCTATGATGTTCTTCTCGATTTGGTAATAATCGATGAGATCCAGAATGTCTTCTCCTTGGTACAAGGCTGACTTCACATCCTTGGCCAGTAAGTCGAGTGTGCTCACAGCAGATCTTTCTTTTCTCGCTTTTCTCTGCATCCTCTGCTCCTCTATGTCCCTCAGCACCTGCTTCATTTCTGCGATAGTGTGAATCTCCAGCTCGCGAAGCTTTCACGAGGCATCAAAGCCGATGTTGGAAAGGATCTTGTTCAGGAGCAAGTTGATGATGGGCGACAGGTACCAACCAAATACGGTTATGACCCACCCCGCCGCTGCAATCCTCCATGAATTTGCCATGGAGGTTTTCCAAAAGGTGGGTGAGGGGAGGGGGATGGATCTGTAAGGTTCTTGGTCTTCTTGGAAGCACAAAACTAAACTGGAGGACTATTCAACGCAATTCCTGCCAAATAAAAAATCGTCGCTGAGGACCGTGAGTTAAATAAGGCCACGACAGCGACCCGAGTAAGGATTGTTCTAGAAAACAACAAGAAAAAGATACTTGGCCTTATTTCCCCAATTCCCTCTATCCTAGTATCCTACCCCAAGTCCGACCAAACAGGTAGAAATAAAAATTTCAGACatatataaactaaaaaatatgCAAAATATTACTCACACTCACAGGTCAGTAGGTCACACTGGATGAACACCAGGATAACAAAGCCGAGTTGGTGGCAGACAGGCAGGCAGCAGCAGCTCAGGCTCCCATGGATGCTGTCAGATTCCATCTTTCACCTCCACCCTCGATCCTTCAGGATGTCGGAATCAATCCACGCACTGGCATCGCAGTCCACACCGCCTGCTGGAACTTCTGGCCGTGCTAACTTGCCGGTGACCGGGGAGATTCTTCGATTCGCTGCGCCGCCGCATCCCACGTACCGGTCCCGGGGCTTCGACAAATGGCAATCCTCgtaatttttcttttattttcttttctactaATACAATTCTAAAAAAAAGTGTCACGTTTCAAATTTGATcgattataaataaaaaaatataaatatttataatatgaaataaatattattagatttgtTAGAGTATTTATTTCCTACTTTTACATGCCGCCTCCTCCAGGCTAGCCTGGCCCTTTGGGCTACCCTGTATCCTCTATTTATATGTAACTCTTTTGTAATCTCATCATTAAGTGAATCTAAGCCTGTTGGCATTTCTCTATCATGGTATCAGACTAATCATGTCTTGGGCCTTTCACCTCCCGCCCCCCGTCCCCTCGGCCGCCGCGCCTCGCCTTGACGGCTGCAGTGCCAATGGCCCTCGTGGCCTCTTCGATTGCCGCGCCCCACTCCGGCGGCTCAACCTCCGGCGCCTCGGCAGCTTCCACCGCGACTCAGCTTCGTGACGAAGCCCTCGCCGCCGCCAAGTCGCTAGAAGAGGAGGCCGTCTCCTTGCGCATCACCAACTTCGAGCGCAGTTAGCAACTCCGGGAGGAGGCTGACCTTCTTAAGTCAGCCGCCGCTGCCAAGGAACGCATCCGTGCCGCCGCTGCTGCTCTTGACCAAGAGCGCGCGCAGACTGATGTCCTGGAATAGCAGGCCACTGCCTTTCGTGAGCGTCTTCGCCCGGAATCCCTCCGGGACGACGACACCATGGACGGCGACGACGACCGCTCCGAAGCTGTGGCCATTGCTCATCTGCACAGCCAGGCTGCCGCTGTCCAGAACATCAAGAATTTGATCCCCATCGTTCTTGATCTGCAGTCTTCCAACTACTCCAAGTGGCGCGGCTACGTCCTTCTCATCCTCGGTCGATTCGCTCTGAAGGACCACGTCCTCAGTGACGATTCCCGCTTCGCCGACCCGACATGGTCGCGCATGGACTGTGTGGTCGTCTCCTAGCTCTTCAACATCATCTCCTCCGACCTCCTGGACGTCATCCACGAGCGTGACGACATCACTGCTCGGGCGGCCTGGCTCGGGATCGAACAGCAGTTCCTGAACAATCGTGAGTCCCGCGCCATGCTTCTCGACGCCGAGTTTCGCACCCTCTCCCAGGGCACCCTCTCCATCGACGATTACTGCCGCAAGATGAAGAGTATGGCTGATGCTCTTACCGATCTTGGCGAGCCCATCACCGACCGTACTCTTGTGCTGAATGCTCTGCGTGGCCTCAACGAGCGCTTCCAGTTCATGTCGCAGCTCATCACCCATCAGCGGTTGTTCCCTTCGTTTGCTAACGTCCGCGCCAACCTACGCCTGGCCGAGCTCAACATGGCGCCTCCCTCGGCTCTCATCGCCTCTTCGTCCAGCAAGCCACCTACCTTCGTCGACACCTGGGCATGCATCCCCGCGCCCTCCACAGaccgccgggggggggggggtcatctGGCAACAGCCGTGGCCTGCGTCGCCGCGGTGGCCGTGGCCAAGGCGGTTCACATAGTGGCTCGCTAGGCAGATCGTAGTGGCCTCCCTCCTCAACCCATGGACCGGGTCCATCCATATGTGGCCCGGGTCCATGGGCAGTGGTCCTCGTGGTCCACCGCCTCACGTCGGCCCGCCTTCGTCTCCACAGCAAGCTCTGATGGCGGGCATGCCTCTTCCTGGAGCATACTATCCTCCGGCTCCTACAACGTACTACCAGGCGCCCCTTCTGCATGGTCACCATGGGATCCCCAGTCCCTTGCCAACGCCTTCAGCACCGTCACCCTCACCCCACCATCAAGTTCCTCAGACTGGGTTGTCGACTCGGGCGCCACTTCTCACATTGCTTCCAACCCTGGTATGGTCACCATGTCGCCATCCTCCTCTTTTCCTTCCTCCATTGTGGTGGGCAATGGTGCCACCTTACCAATCGTTGGCACCAGTTACTCTACTCTTCCTGGTCCCTTTCATCTCAACAACGTTCTTATAGTCCCTGACATCATTAAAAACCTTCTTTCTGTTCGACAGTTCACCTCTGATAATCTCGTTTCTGTTGAGTTTGCCCCTCTTGGTGTTTCTGTGAAGGATCTCTGTACCAGGAACGTCCTCCTTCGGTGTAATAGCTCAGGGCCCCTCTACACCCTGCAGCTCCCATTGTCGCCCTCCGGTTCCTACACTCTTGTGGCCACTCCCTCCCTGGCTACTTGGCATCATCGCCTCGACCACCTCGGCAAGGCAACTCTTCAGAGCCTCACCCAATCTTCTTCGATTATCTGCAGCAAGCCTGCTGATGACTCCCTCTGCCATGCTTGTCAGCTTGGGCGCCATGTTCGCTTACCCTTTACTAGTTCCTTGTCGAGAGCACCTCGTAATTTCGATTTGATCCATTGTGATCTGTGGACATCCCCAATTATTAGTGTATCCGTATTTAAATATTATCTAGTTATTATTGATGATTGCTCTCATTTTCTTTGGACTTTTCCTCTTCGCTTAAAGTTTGACACTTTTTCTGTCCTCTCTAATTTTTTCGCCTATGTGCTCACTCAGTTTGGCTGCACCATCAAATCCGTGCAATGTGACAACGGCCGTGAGTTTGATAATTCTGCGTCTCGTGCTTTCTTTCTTGCTAAAGGTGTTTCTCTCCGCATGTCTTGCCCCTATACCTCACAGCAAAATGGCAAAGCCGAGCGCATGCTTCATACCACCAACAATGTCACCCGCACCTTGCTCTTCCAAGCTTCCATGCCCCCCTCCTATTGGGCTGATTCCCTTGCCACTGCCACCCACATCATCAATTGCCTCCCCACCAAGACTCTAAACATGAGCACCCGTTTCTTCATGCTCTATGGCACTCATCCTTCCTATCATGACCTCCGGACCTTTGGGTGCACTTGTTACCCCAACCTCACTGCCACCACTCCTCACAAACTCGCCCCGCGTTCTTCTCTGTGCATTTTCATTAGCTATTCTCCTGATCACAAGGGCTACAGGTGCCTCGACCTCGCCACCAACCATGTCATCATCTCTTGCCACATTGTTTTTGACGAAACAACATTTCCTTTCTCCCTTTGTCGGCCCTCACCACCTACACACGAGCTTGATTTTCTAACTGATGACGACCCCCCGCCAGTCTCTTTTCTGCCTGTAGGTATACCTAGGGGCGCAGGCTCCCTGCCAGCTCCTGTGCTTCTGCGCGCCCCCTCCCAGCCTatgtgtaacacccttggtgttatatTGTaatgtttttgctaaaacactacattaGCCTCATGCTTGTTTGTACATGTGTGTGATTTGGAGTATAAGTCGACATACGGCATTTGAAACGTTCATCCGAAACGAgaaataaatgttaagtttcatgtcgctttatattgtTCAGTATTCTAAACGGATTTTTATTGAATAAAAATGATGTAGATCGTGTATGTGAActttaataaaatttgtagtaCGTACTCAGTAGTCGACAATGAAACAGGTAGCTCGGAATTGAATTCGACGCGTAACCGTGCACGTCACCTATGTCGAACTATGTTGGACTGGCCGCGGTCACTTCTGTTGCCTCGGTTGCCTGCCACCGCACGCTTGTGCACTGCGCACGAGTCCTATCAGCTCTACACTCGCGTGGGTCGACCGCGCGGACAGTCGCCTGGGCACGTCTCAATGTTTCCCGTCGTCATGTGCATGCGTACCTTGCGTTGATGACCGTGGATGTGCCAACGCCACTGTCTCCGCTGTCGCCATGACCGACGGGACCTCTCGTTTTAAATTCGCCATGACCGTAGCGCGTTAATGAAATTCGTCGCGTCCGTGGCTCCGCTAGACAGCCAGCTGCTCGATTGACATCACCTCGCCGATCGTAGCGTCTCACTGTGCTCCAATTTTGGATTCGTCACTCCGCCTGCTCCATAAGACCGAGGTGTTCTGCGTAGACGACATACCGCACAACCATAGCTTGCCATTTTTCAATCTACTACACTGCTAGCTTCTCCTCCAGCTGCTCATCGCACTGCCCACTTCATTCAAAGCTCCACCGCCATTTTGTGTCTTCTTCGTGGCCGGCGGGAGATTGCCCGAGCAGAGCCGGCGGTGCGTTACTGTTCATCTTAGCttgctgacatcatcatgacgtcacccttACGTCACACGTGTTTGTGGCCGCTTTTCATGTAGGAAAATAAGCTTGGAATACATTAGAAATGCTCTGGGCCAGTTTCCCGCGCTTGCAGCcacgctgggccggcctgcctgCCGCTGCCACTGGCTGGGCCGCGCCACGCgcgcccgctgccgctgccgctggctgggccgcgccacgcgcgcccgctgccgctgccgctggctgGGCCGCGCCACGCGTGCCCGCTGCTGCTGCCGCACGCCTGCAGCTGGGCCTGCTCGCGCTGGTGCCACGCCCCCGCCGTGGGCCGGCCTGCCGCGCGCGCTCGGCCCGCTGCCGCTGgtagccgctgccgctgctgccgcgcCCGCGTGCCTGCCCGCGTCACGCGCGCGTCTGCCGCGCTGTGCCGCGCCCACGCGCTGCTAGGCCGTGCCCGCGCTGGGCCACGCCCGCGCTCGCGCCCGCTGCTCGGCCCGCTGCCGCGCTAGGCCTGCGCCGCGTCCGTGCCCACCGAGCTGGGCTACGCCCGCCTGCTGGGCTGTGTTGGACCGTGTGGGCCGCGAGTGAGGTTTCGTTTTGTTATTTCCAGCGAATTTGTtactgcttattcaatttagtttcaagctaaacttcgataattagtagtaaattgcatggttgtccaaaaatagtgaaaccaggttcgttaggttcacaaaaatacaatctacttattagtacagttagattgcagttagctattatgatgataggttcataaattttaattagcaagcttagcattatatagattaataattataataattattgtggcaaatcggtaatagttttatctttgaaaattttatagtaggttcactaggatatcgtgtacttgctgtaaattttatagccttagaacgagttgttagatagagtagctattgcctttgctttatcgtatatagcgtaaactAGCATTAGGGATAAGAATAGCTGTAGTTGCTATAACAATAATGATACT harbors:
- the LOC136518328 gene encoding protein NRT1/ PTR FAMILY 2.7-like; its protein translation is EQFNIANNNSLHCSFLNRAALITDGDTIAAADGSTVIRPRRVCTVQQVEDLKTVLRILPLWSAAIFLSVAIGVQINFTILQALVMDRAVGRFVIPAGSMIVGTLIAVVVSLGLLDRVLLPLWRRLVRHDPTPLQRIGGGHVITVVSMAASAVIERRHVATVHARGDEGNPAWVSPLSAMWLLLPFALSGFGEALHFPGQVTLYQEFPPSLKNTATGMVAMIVALGFYLSTALIGIVRRATAWLPDNMNASRLENLYWLLAVLVSLNFGYYMLCARLYKYQNVGKKVTEV